The genome window TTATTCCTCATCCAATGTAGCTTTTCCTTGCATGATTTCACCAAAGCCATTGCATTCACAAtttcttgatctttcttttgcaatgcTTGTGACACATCATTTGTGAGTCCCAATATAGCCTTCATTAAGAATAGGTGAAACACAAACTGAAAAGTAAGCATTTCCCTTTGAATCTTATTTGCTTCAACGGCACTATCATTGGGATTATCATCAATAATCATTTGAAGCACATGAATCACagatgaaaatatagaaatgaTGCTAATAATGGTACCGTAATGTGAGCTCCATCGTGTGTCACCGGCACGTTTGAGACTTGTTTCTTGATGCAAACCTCGCCCCGTTATAAGACAATCATTTTCAAAAGCTATCACAAGTTCTTCTTGAAGTTGTGCTCTAAGTGCATCACGCCGCTTACACGATGCTCCAACATGGTTAACCACACTATTAGTGGTTGTGAAGAAAGAGGCAATATCAATATTCTTCTTTGCTACGGCAACAAGTGctagttgaagttgatgagcaaAGCAATGAACATAGTATGCACAAGGttgttctctcaaaatctttgttttaaGGCCTTTCAACTCACCTCTCATATTGCTAGCTCCATCATAACCTTGTCCTCGTAACTTGGAAAAGCTCAAACCattggaagaaaagaataggTCAATGGCATCCTTTAGTGAACTTGAAGTGGTGTCGGTAACATGTTGAAcccccacaaacctttcaattacATGCCCTTTGTCATCCACATAACGCAACACCATAGCCATTTGCTCTTTCACAGAAATATCACGTGCTTCATCCACCAATATAGAAAAGAATCTATCTTTTAAACCACTCATGATGACATCAAGTGTTTCCCCGGCACATGCATTGACAATATCTTTTTGAATCTTTGGAGCTACTAACTTGAGATTCCCCGGAGCATTTTCCAACACAACTTCTTTAACTTTCTCATCATTGTCTGCAAGGAATTGCAATAGCTCCAAGTAATTTCCCTTATTGCTTGAAGTGGCACTTTCATCATTTCTACGAAAAGAAAGACCTTGTCTCAATAGAAACTTAGTGCACTTGATTGATGCAATTAAGCATCTTCGATATGCCATACGAGCTTGTTCAGAGTGTTTGCTCACAGCCGTTTCAATATGTGTATTTTGATTCATCAAATTTGTAGCGGCTTCTCTAGCTTTATTATGAACACTACCAACCGGTCCAACATGCACCTTCATtctttctctccctttcttccAATTCTTAAACCCTGCTCCAGTGAAGGCTTCACTACCCACTTGTTCAAAATTGGATTTAAAGAGATTGCAATAAAGACAAAATGCAGCATCTTTAGATACACTATACTCCAACCAATCAAATTCATCAAACCATTGGGGAATGAAGCGTCGATTAAGTCCTGAGATATTACTTTGTGGGAAAGAATGACCTCTAGGTTGACAAGGTCCTTTTTGTAGATATGCTCTTCGAACCTCATCTCTAATATTAGTATCATACTCAATCATACGAATTCCTAGTCCCGGGTCTGCCTGAAGATTAGCCAAAACCTCATCTAACTCACTTTGTCTTGAACTTGAAGTTCTTGAACTACCCACACTATCCGAACTACCCAATGATGactttctcttaaaaaatCTTTCCATAATTCTacataaattaatcaaaataataactaaaatcaATTCAAGAGAACACCAAATTTATACcaattaaccacaaaaaattcataaatgaaacatccaataaatcaaaacaacACCAAATTTATACCAATGAAACATCCATTTATACAAATTTATAccaatcaaaaaaaaattcgctggtccaaaacgacgccgttttggccag of Prunus dulcis chromosome 4, ALMONDv2, whole genome shotgun sequence contains these proteins:
- the LOC117624256 gene encoding zinc finger MYM-type protein 1-like → MERFFKRKSSLGSSDSVGSSRTSSSRQSELDEVLANLQADPGLGIRMIEYDTNIRDEVRRAYLQKGPCQPRGHSFPQSNISGLNRRFIPQWFDEFDWLEYSVSKDAAFCLYCNLFKSNFEQVGSEAFTGAGFKNWKKGRERMKVHVGPVGSVHNKAREAATNLMNQNTHIETAVSKHSEQARMAYRRCLIASIKCTKFLLRQGLSFRRNDESATSSNKGNYLELLQFLADNDEKVKEVVLENAPGNLKLVAPKIQKDIVNACAGETLDVIMSGLKDRFFSILVDEARDISVKEQMAMVLRYVDDKGHVIERFVGVQHVTDTTSSSLKDAIDLFFSSNGLSFSKLRGQGYDGASNMRGELKGLKTKILREQPCAYYVHCFAHQLQLALVAVAKKNIDIASFFTTTNSVVNHVGASCKRRDALRAQLQEELVIAFENDCLITGRGLHQETSLKRAGDTRWSSHYGTIISIISIFSSVIHVLQMIIDDNPNDSAVEANKIQREMLTFQFVFHLFLMKAILGLTNDVSQALQKKDQEIVNAMALVKSCKEKLHWMRNNGIDALVEEVSSFCDKHHIDVPNMDEAFVLPGRSRRNAPIKTNRHHYRVELFIYVIDEQLTELDDRFNEVNTELLICLACLSPNDSFVAFDKQKLLRLAQFYPQDFSDGDLLALDDQLELYIHYVSSSSDFSDFQGIGDLAKKMVETRMHQTFNYVYLLITLALVLPVATTSVERAFSVMNIIKGPLQNKMGDQWLSDSLLVYVEKDVFDCIENEAIMLRFQNMKPRRGQL